Proteins encoded by one window of Microscilla marina ATCC 23134:
- the trhO gene encoding oxygen-dependent tRNA uridine(34) hydroxylase TrhO yields the protein MALHNKIDKRVLKEKLKESKEERLTISFYQYHQLESPETFRDDLYLRWDKLGVFGRIYLAKEGVNAQLSVPASNFEAFKADLYSTHWLDGVRLNVAVEDDGKSFYKLKIKVREKVLADGLNDETFDVTNKGQHVDAEGFNQLAEDPNTIIIDMRNHYETEVGHFKGAITPDVDTFRDSLPIIEDMIEEHKEDKNLLMYCTGGIRCEKASAYFKHKGFKRVFQLEGGIIKYAQDARKKGVENKFIGKNFVFDERLGERITDDVISHCHQCGKLCDTHTNCVNDACHLLFIQCEECAEKYNDCCSDECKDFIALPEEEQKELRKGVDLGTNIFKKGRFDKMAGKFKEKIQQKQQGIKN from the coding sequence ATGGCATTACATAACAAAATAGACAAACGCGTTCTTAAGGAAAAGCTGAAAGAAAGCAAAGAAGAACGGTTGACCATATCGTTTTATCAGTATCATCAATTAGAAAGCCCAGAAACCTTTCGTGACGATTTGTACCTGCGTTGGGACAAGTTAGGCGTGTTTGGGCGTATTTACCTTGCCAAAGAAGGTGTCAATGCTCAATTGAGCGTGCCTGCTTCAAATTTTGAGGCTTTCAAAGCTGACTTATACAGCACCCACTGGCTAGATGGAGTTCGCCTAAATGTAGCAGTAGAAGATGATGGTAAATCGTTTTATAAGCTTAAAATAAAAGTGCGTGAAAAAGTGCTTGCCGATGGACTCAATGATGAAACTTTTGACGTAACCAATAAAGGACAACATGTAGATGCTGAAGGGTTTAACCAACTTGCTGAAGACCCCAATACCATCATTATAGACATGCGCAACCACTACGAAACCGAAGTGGGGCATTTCAAAGGAGCCATCACCCCCGATGTAGATACTTTCCGCGACTCATTGCCCATTATAGAAGACATGATCGAGGAGCACAAAGAAGACAAAAACCTGTTGATGTATTGCACAGGGGGCATTCGTTGCGAAAAAGCCAGTGCTTATTTTAAGCACAAGGGGTTTAAACGAGTATTTCAGCTTGAGGGGGGAATTATAAAATACGCCCAGGATGCCAGAAAGAAAGGAGTTGAAAATAAGTTTATTGGAAAAAACTTTGTATTTGACGAACGCTTGGGCGAGCGTATTACTGATGACGTAATCAGCCATTGTCATCAGTGTGGCAAACTTTGCGATACCCATACTAACTGTGTAAATGATGCTTGCCATCTGCTATTTATTCAGTGTGAAGAGTGCGCTGAAAAATACAATGACTGTTGTTCTGACGAATGTAAAGATTTTATAGCGCTGCCCGAAGAAGAGCAAAAAGAACTGCGCAAAGGCGTTGATCTAGGTACTAACATTTTTAAAAAGGGACGTTTTGATAAAATGGCAGGAAAGTTTAAAGAAAAGATTCAACAAAAACAGCAAGGCATAAAAAACTAA
- a CDS encoding amidohydrolase, giving the protein MKKDLNTPKFLKYALTLLLSSIYSGTLAQNNQILNNKIRKITENKYNNLDKLYKYLHANPEVSFQEKNTSRRVANELKKLGFQVTENFGGYGVVGVYKNGNGPTIMVRADMDALPVKEQTGLPYASKKTTQDDLGKVVPVMHACGHDIHMSVMIGTAQTLIALKSSWKGTLLFIGQPAEERSGGAIAMLKQGLFEKFPRPDYVLSLHASASLAAGKVAYKTGPALANVDMVDIFVYGEGGHGAYPHTTKDPIVLASRIVMALQTIVSRVISPFEPAVVTVGAFHAGTKHNIISGEAHLQLTLRSYSDEVRNKTIAEIKRMIKHIAISAGIPKNKLPKMVLRDEYTPVTFNHVALTKRLKKVATGILGKQNTEDAKAVMAGEDFGRFGRTKANIPICLFWLGTVDPAKVAKYKKAGKQLPSLHSAFFAPVPEKSIKTGVQTLTASVIDLLNNK; this is encoded by the coding sequence ATGAAGAAAGATTTGAACACACCCAAATTTCTAAAATATGCGCTTACACTACTCCTATCATCAATATATTCAGGTACTCTAGCTCAGAATAACCAAATTTTAAACAATAAAATCCGCAAAATCACAGAAAATAAATATAACAACCTTGACAAACTCTACAAATATCTTCACGCCAACCCGGAGGTTTCTTTTCAAGAAAAAAACACGTCAAGACGGGTAGCCAATGAACTAAAGAAACTTGGTTTTCAGGTGACCGAAAATTTTGGAGGTTATGGTGTCGTGGGAGTTTACAAAAATGGCAATGGACCTACTATTATGGTCAGGGCTGATATGGATGCGCTCCCAGTGAAAGAACAAACAGGCTTGCCTTATGCCAGCAAAAAAACCACTCAAGATGATTTGGGCAAGGTGGTACCTGTCATGCACGCCTGTGGGCACGACATTCACATGTCGGTCATGATTGGAACAGCCCAAACCTTGATTGCGCTAAAATCATCTTGGAAAGGCACTTTATTATTTATAGGACAACCTGCCGAAGAACGCAGCGGTGGAGCCATTGCCATGCTTAAACAAGGGTTGTTTGAGAAATTTCCCCGTCCCGACTATGTATTATCTTTGCATGCCTCGGCAAGCCTGGCCGCCGGAAAGGTAGCCTACAAAACCGGTCCGGCACTTGCCAATGTAGACATGGTAGATATTTTTGTCTATGGTGAAGGCGGACATGGGGCTTACCCTCATACTACCAAAGATCCTATAGTGCTTGCTTCACGCATTGTTATGGCTTTACAAACTATAGTGAGCCGGGTAATTTCCCCCTTCGAACCAGCCGTAGTTACTGTAGGAGCCTTTCACGCAGGTACCAAACATAACATTATTTCAGGCGAAGCCCATCTTCAACTTACTTTGCGCTCTTACAGCGATGAAGTACGTAATAAAACAATTGCTGAGATTAAACGAATGATTAAGCACATTGCTATTTCGGCAGGTATACCCAAAAACAAACTACCTAAAATGGTGTTACGTGACGAATACACGCCTGTTACTTTCAACCATGTGGCATTGACCAAACGCCTGAAGAAGGTGGCAACGGGTATATTGGGTAAACAAAACACTGAAGACGCCAAAGCAGTAATGGCAGGTGAAGATTTTGGTAGATTTGGACGAACTAAAGCCAACATTCCAATTTGTTTGTTTTGGTTGGGCACCGTTGACCCTGCAAAAGTAGCCAAGTATAAAAAAGCAGGTAAACAGTTGCCATCACTTCATTCAGCCTTTTTTGCCCCTGTACCCGAAAAATCTATCAAAACTGGAGTACAAACCCTGACTGCGTCGGTAATTGATTTATTGAATAATAAATAA
- a CDS encoding T9SS-dependent choice-of-anchor J family protein encodes MRLKILSFIFILLTCSYGVYAQKTTQKANYHASSTYVREIPALAKMDNIISAKGQEHKAPPKRRGKNNYVPGKGYPKGKDLLIEKQIRLNQARKAAKNQSQIQGQTRSLTPLANFDAHVGTVLNDPTGAIGPNHYVYAFNSGFGILDRSGNVLVPEASLGTLFPGETLGDPIVVYDNFANRFIIMQFSNTPNGILLAVCKGADPVNDGWHTYRFNTGTFPDYEKLSIWNDGYYITANKDQSSPSTSQVVYALERDKMLTGEEATIVGFPLPGISNNGFYSPGGFNATGTSLPPAGVGHSIIYMQDDGWAGVDEDHLKIWTTDVDWANPENSTISEPQKLTTTAFDGVFNGGSFQNLDEPGSGPNLDAIQATMMYMTNYRRFENYNAVVINFVVDISGDDTKAGIRWYELRQSADGQPWTIYQEGTYVQPDGHSAYCGSIAMDKQGNIGLGYTIVSSTKHTSLRYTGRLASDPLGVMTYGENVIADGDSRENRGDGRYGDYAQLTVDPLDDLTFWHIGEYFKGEGTRRSRVASFRIGTSTPDSIPPSAPTQLAIIDTGYSDVTISWTAATDDQGVASYEIYRDGELIDIISGITYKATGLTPLTTYKFSLKARDFGGNKSEMSEVLEVTTLNSPFCLNGIENYPYTQGFEDGFGDWTPVNGKTLKWKIGSGSTPKFSTGPDAAAEGEKYAYVTRKFGFFGKSASLISPCFNLSNLKDPIFSFKYHMKGFFEPGGVSLDISKDNGVTWELLWVQKGNQGSDWNSVQLNLSQYVGENVQLRFNRLLKFGARADVAIDGISLGEPVICLEGKLSLNITFDNYPEETSWELKDAEGNVIDSASYTADNTPDGSSTSKTFELPDGQYTFTFKDSYGDGLLGNAFYTLSIGDRVIVTGGKFRTEESTSFCISNSVASCDNGITTFPYTEGFEKGLGAWTQNNSRGLRWASIRPRDYSNPNIAPPATEGKRYAYVHPWRGNPFQPSILTSPCFDLSQANNPVFTFKYYMNSPYKTGTLNLEISVDNGTSWTAIWGKTGNQGAEWKSESMNLRAYVGKRIQLRFVGATNTYLWANIAVDDMLLNTEGSCTAGDITLDLTFDNYPEETSWELKDAEGNIIDSASYTADNTPDGSNITKVFSELPTGNYTFTIKDRIGDGICCSYGEGAYSLSGVNGMIATGGEFGREESIVFCVQNNNTSAQASRGTDIVTHDLNTKSDSYTVYPNPADKVLYVKANGKTKDASQVMIFSMYGRLAKTVKMNPGTAIDIADLPAGTYFIRIIGGGKTVTKKFIKY; translated from the coding sequence ATGCGATTAAAAATCCTAAGTTTCATTTTTATCCTGCTTACGTGTAGTTATGGAGTATATGCTCAGAAAACCACACAAAAAGCAAACTATCATGCGTCCAGTACCTATGTGCGAGAGATTCCAGCACTAGCGAAAATGGATAACATTATTTCTGCCAAAGGGCAGGAGCATAAAGCGCCTCCTAAGAGGAGAGGTAAAAACAACTACGTACCTGGTAAAGGCTATCCTAAAGGCAAAGACTTGTTGATAGAGAAGCAAATCCGACTTAACCAGGCAAGAAAAGCGGCAAAAAACCAAAGCCAAATTCAAGGGCAAACCAGGTCATTGACACCGCTTGCCAATTTTGATGCCCACGTAGGTACAGTACTCAATGACCCTACTGGGGCTATTGGTCCTAACCACTACGTGTATGCGTTTAACTCTGGTTTTGGTATACTTGATCGTAGCGGCAACGTATTGGTGCCCGAAGCTTCACTGGGTACTTTGTTTCCTGGCGAAACCCTTGGTGATCCTATCGTAGTGTACGACAACTTTGCCAACCGTTTTATCATCATGCAGTTTAGTAATACTCCTAACGGCATATTACTGGCAGTATGTAAAGGTGCCGACCCTGTAAACGATGGATGGCATACTTACCGATTTAACACGGGTACTTTCCCCGATTATGAGAAATTATCTATTTGGAATGATGGTTATTACATCACTGCCAACAAAGACCAAAGCAGCCCTTCTACTAGCCAAGTAGTATATGCGCTTGAGCGCGATAAAATGTTGACTGGAGAAGAAGCTACTATTGTTGGTTTCCCTTTACCTGGAATTAGCAACAACGGTTTTTATAGCCCAGGTGGTTTCAATGCCACAGGTACTTCTTTGCCTCCGGCAGGAGTAGGTCACTCTATTATTTATATGCAAGATGATGGATGGGCTGGAGTAGACGAAGATCACCTAAAAATATGGACAACTGATGTAGACTGGGCAAACCCTGAAAATTCTACCATCTCTGAGCCACAAAAATTAACTACTACTGCTTTTGACGGAGTCTTCAATGGTGGTTCTTTCCAAAACCTTGATGAGCCAGGCAGTGGACCAAATCTGGATGCTATTCAGGCAACTATGATGTACATGACCAACTACCGTCGTTTTGAAAACTACAATGCGGTGGTGATCAACTTTGTAGTAGATATTAGCGGAGACGATACTAAAGCGGGTATTCGCTGGTATGAGTTGCGCCAAAGTGCTGACGGACAGCCTTGGACTATATACCAAGAGGGTACTTATGTTCAGCCTGATGGACATAGTGCTTATTGCGGTAGTATCGCGATGGACAAACAAGGTAACATTGGATTGGGGTATACTATAGTAAGTAGCACCAAGCACACTTCTTTGCGTTACACTGGTCGTTTGGCTTCAGACCCATTAGGTGTAATGACTTATGGTGAAAATGTAATTGCTGATGGCGATTCTCGTGAAAACCGTGGCGATGGTCGTTATGGTGACTATGCTCAATTGACGGTTGATCCTTTGGACGACTTGACGTTTTGGCACATTGGAGAGTATTTCAAAGGTGAAGGTACCCGCCGTAGCCGAGTGGCTTCTTTCCGTATTGGTACAAGCACGCCTGACAGCATTCCTCCTTCTGCGCCTACTCAATTGGCAATTATAGACACTGGTTATTCAGATGTAACCATTAGCTGGACTGCTGCTACTGATGATCAAGGAGTGGCAAGTTATGAAATATACCGCGATGGTGAATTGATTGATATCATCAGTGGTATTACTTACAAAGCTACTGGTTTGACTCCACTTACTACTTATAAATTTTCTCTGAAAGCCCGTGATTTTGGTGGCAACAAATCTGAAATGAGTGAGGTATTGGAAGTTACTACTTTGAACAGCCCTTTCTGTTTGAATGGCATAGAGAACTACCCTTATACTCAAGGATTTGAAGATGGTTTTGGTGACTGGACTCCTGTAAATGGCAAAACCCTGAAATGGAAAATTGGATCAGGATCTACTCCAAAGTTTAGCACAGGACCTGATGCTGCGGCTGAAGGTGAAAAGTATGCGTATGTGACCCGTAAGTTTGGTTTCTTTGGCAAAAGCGCGTCTTTGATTTCGCCTTGCTTTAACCTAAGCAATTTGAAAGATCCTATCTTTAGCTTTAAATACCACATGAAGGGCTTCTTCGAGCCAGGCGGTGTGAGCCTTGATATTAGTAAAGACAATGGAGTAACCTGGGAACTATTATGGGTACAAAAAGGTAACCAAGGCAGCGATTGGAATTCGGTGCAATTGAACTTGTCACAATATGTAGGCGAAAATGTACAGCTAAGATTCAACCGTTTATTGAAGTTTGGCGCCAGAGCTGATGTAGCAATTGATGGCATCTCTTTAGGAGAGCCTGTGATTTGTTTAGAAGGAAAACTTTCTCTAAACATCACTTTTGACAATTACCCAGAAGAAACTTCTTGGGAGTTGAAAGATGCTGAAGGTAATGTGATAGATTCTGCAAGCTATACGGCTGACAATACGCCTGATGGTTCGTCTACCAGCAAAACTTTTGAATTGCCTGATGGTCAATATACTTTTACTTTCAAAGATTCTTACGGAGATGGTCTATTGGGCAACGCTTTCTATACTTTGTCTATTGGCGATCGGGTAATCGTAACCGGAGGTAAATTCAGAACAGAAGAGTCTACTTCTTTCTGTATCAGCAATTCTGTAGCTTCTTGTGACAATGGCATTACTACTTTCCCTTATACCGAAGGTTTTGAGAAAGGTTTGGGTGCTTGGACACAGAACAACAGCAGGGGTTTACGCTGGGCTTCTATTCGACCAAGAGATTACTCTAACCCTAATATTGCGCCTCCGGCTACCGAAGGTAAAAGATATGCTTATGTACACCCATGGAGAGGGAACCCATTTCAACCATCAATTCTTACTTCTCCGTGTTTTGACCTTTCACAGGCCAACAATCCAGTATTTACTTTCAAATACTACATGAACTCTCCTTATAAAACAGGTACGTTGAACCTGGAGATAAGTGTAGACAATGGTACTTCGTGGACAGCTATATGGGGTAAAACCGGCAACCAAGGAGCCGAGTGGAAATCTGAAAGTATGAATTTGAGAGCGTATGTTGGCAAACGTATTCAATTACGATTTGTAGGCGCTACCAACACTTACCTTTGGGCAAACATAGCAGTAGATGATATGTTGTTGAACACTGAAGGAAGCTGTACTGCGGGCGACATTACGCTTGACCTTACTTTTGACAATTACCCAGAGGAAACTTCTTGGGAATTGAAAGATGCCGAAGGTAATATTATAGATTCAGCGAGTTATACTGCTGACAATACGCCTGATGGTTCTAACATCACCAAAGTATTTAGCGAGCTGCCTACTGGTAACTATACTTTTACTATCAAAGACCGTATCGGAGATGGTATTTGCTGTAGCTATGGTGAAGGTGCTTATAGCTTGTCAGGTGTCAATGGTATGATTGCTACTGGTGGAGAATTTGGCAGAGAAGAATCTATTGTTTTCTGTGTGCAAAACAACAATACCAGTGCGCAGGCAAGTCGTGGTACCGATATTGTAACGCACGACCTAAACACCAAATCAGACAGTTATACGGTATATCCTAACCCTGCCGACAAGGTGTTGTATGTAAAAGCCAACGGTAAAACCAAAGATGCAAGTCAGGTAATGATCTTTTCAATGTATGGTCGTTTGGCTAAAACTGTAAAGATGAACCCAGGTACTGCTATTGACATTGCAGACTTGCCAGCTGGTACTTACTTTATCCGTATCATCGGTGGAGGCAAAACCGTGACTAAGAAGTTTATTAAATACTAA
- a CDS encoding IS110 family transposase: MALSYSSQKQLTSYAGYDIVEHQSGKYVGQTRISKKGNTHIRRALHFPALKTVKQENIFQELYSRVFERTKKKMKAYTAVQRKLLVVMYTLWKKEENFDLNYAKQKVVEEQECPPTLGSY, translated from the coding sequence ATGGCTTTGAGCTATAGCAGCCAGAAACAACTTACTAGCTATGCAGGGTATGATATTGTTGAACATCAATCAGGAAAATATGTTGGGCAAACACGTATATCTAAAAAAGGAAATACACATATTAGAAGAGCTTTACACTTTCCTGCCCTCAAGACAGTCAAGCAAGAAAATATTTTTCAGGAATTATATTCAAGAGTATTTGAACGAACCAAGAAAAAGATGAAAGCCTATACAGCAGTACAAAGGAAACTTCTGGTAGTGATGTATACTTTATGGAAAAAAGAAGAAAACTTTGATCTCAACTATGCAAAACAAAAAGTTGTAGAAGAGCAAGAATGCCCTCCTACACTAGGTAGTTATTAA
- a CDS encoding IS110 family transposase encodes MKKITFVQVGIALDISKADFRACIMGSNGQKVFKVIASRKFSNNTKGFSEFNHWVQKNLNKHSITEAEYLMEATGVYHENLAWTLYEKAHKVIVVLPNQAKAFLKSEGIKSKTDKIDAQGLAKMVLVKNLRYWKPISPVLKELRTITRYYEVIQKELTQNYNRLHALEHSHDPNKFVLKQLKNHLKFLEKQKESVHQQILETTKKDEVLHEKMKRLTTIYGIGILTVAVVVAETNGFEL; translated from the coding sequence ATGAAAAAAATAACTTTCGTTCAAGTTGGGATTGCTTTAGATATATCCAAAGCAGATTTTAGAGCTTGTATTATGGGTAGCAATGGTCAGAAAGTTTTTAAAGTAATTGCCAGCCGGAAGTTTTCAAATAATACCAAAGGTTTTAGCGAATTTAACCATTGGGTACAAAAAAACCTAAATAAACACTCAATAACAGAGGCTGAATATTTAATGGAAGCTACAGGTGTTTACCACGAAAACCTAGCTTGGACACTTTATGAAAAAGCACATAAAGTAATCGTGGTGTTACCTAATCAAGCAAAAGCATTCTTGAAAAGTGAGGGGATCAAGAGCAAAACTGATAAGATAGATGCCCAAGGTTTGGCAAAAATGGTGCTCGTCAAAAACCTTCGTTATTGGAAACCAATTAGTCCTGTTTTAAAGGAATTACGCACAATCACGCGTTATTATGAGGTTATTCAAAAAGAACTCACTCAAAATTATAATCGCCTACATGCGCTTGAGCATAGCCATGACCCTAATAAGTTTGTCCTAAAACAACTTAAAAACCACCTCAAATTTCTCGAGAAGCAAAAAGAAAGCGTTCATCAACAGATTTTAGAAACTACCAAGAAAGATGAGGTGTTACACGAAAAAATGAAGCGTTTAACTACTATTTATGGAATAGGTATTTTAACTGTTGCGGTGGTTGTCGCTGAAACTAATGGCTTTGAGCTATAG